Proteins encoded together in one Candidatus Poribacteria bacterium window:
- a CDS encoding deaminase: MKKQGVFVSEPNPATPYSPGIISGDLMFVSGQVPMNPETRQIVEGEFEEHVRQCLQNVEAVLRRAGLSLNHCIKVVVFLKDMDNFGRLNAVYNEHFAEPRPARSCVQVARLPLDVQVEIEAIATLR, encoded by the coding sequence GTGAAGAAACAAGGCGTGTTCGTGTCGGAACCGAACCCAGCGACGCCCTACTCGCCGGGCATCATCTCTGGCGACTTGATGTTCGTCTCGGGTCAGGTTCCCATGAACCCCGAGACGCGCCAGATCGTGGAGGGCGAGTTCGAGGAACACGTCCGGCAATGCCTGCAGAACGTCGAAGCCGTCCTCCGGCGGGCGGGTCTGTCGCTGAATCACTGCATCAAGGTCGTCGTGTTCCTGAAGGACATGGACAACTTCGGTCGGCTCAACGCGGTGTACAACGAGCACTTCGCGGAGCCGCGACCCGCGCGGAGCTGTGTCCAGGTTGCGCGGTTGCCTTTGGACGTCCAGGTCGAGATCGAGGCGATCGCCACACTGCGGTGA